From Candidatus Hydrogenedentota bacterium, one genomic window encodes:
- a CDS encoding enoyl-CoA hydratase has product MEYQEILYTVADHIATITLNRPDKLNAWTMRMEAEYRHAMADAEHHDDVRVVIVTGAGRGFCAGADMSLLAGITGGSINLDEAQEKHLAQPGTGPCVRDDFKKPYTFTIGIRKPVIAAVNGHAMGIGLVHAVYCDIRFASDKAKFGTAFSQRGLIAEHGLGWMLPRLVGLENALDLLYSARIIDAEEAKSMGLVSRVVPHDELLPRAREYAAHLATQCSPRALGIIKRQVYDSLLCDLGPATDLAIKEMFESFGTADFAEGVASFVEKRPPRFTGN; this is encoded by the coding sequence ATGGAATATCAGGAGATTCTTTATACCGTGGCGGACCACATCGCCACGATTACCCTCAACCGGCCCGACAAGCTCAACGCGTGGACCATGCGCATGGAGGCGGAGTACCGCCACGCCATGGCCGATGCCGAGCACCACGACGATGTCCGGGTGGTGATCGTGACCGGTGCGGGGCGGGGTTTCTGCGCGGGAGCGGACATGAGTCTTCTGGCCGGGATCACCGGCGGCTCCATCAATCTCGATGAGGCCCAGGAAAAGCACCTCGCCCAGCCTGGCACTGGCCCATGCGTGCGCGATGACTTCAAGAAGCCCTACACCTTTACCATCGGCATCCGGAAGCCCGTCATCGCCGCCGTGAACGGCCACGCCATGGGCATCGGTCTGGTCCACGCGGTCTACTGCGACATTCGGTTCGCCAGCGACAAGGCGAAATTCGGCACCGCTTTTTCCCAGCGCGGTCTCATCGCGGAGCACGGTCTCGGCTGGATGCTTCCGCGCCTCGTGGGTCTCGAAAACGCCCTCGACCTTCTCTACAGCGCACGTATTATCGATGCGGAAGAAGCGAAGTCCATGGGGCTTGTAAGCCGCGTCGTTCCACACGATGAGCTGCTTCCGCGCGCCCGTGAATATGCGGCCCACCTCGCGACCCAGTGCTCTCCCCGGGCCCTGGGCATCATCAAGCGCCAGGTTTACGATTCGCTCTTGTGCGATCTCGGGCCCGCCACGGATTTGGCCATCAAAGAAATGTTTGAAAGCTTCGGAACCGCCGATTTCGCGGAGGGTGTAGCCTCTTTCGTCGAAAAGAGACCCCCGCGCTTTACCGGCAATTGA
- a CDS encoding glutathione peroxidase produces the protein MKRVSKTLFALAAAAFMGMAFVAGAADEAPSSALAFKVKDIDGKEVDLAKKYEGKVCLVVNVASKCGNTPQYEQLVALQTKYKDKGLAVLGFPANNFGEQEPGTEAEIKEFCATKYSVNFDLFSKISVKGDDQAPLYKYLTSEATNKDFAGEVTWNFEKFVIGKDGKVVARFAPKVKPDAPEVVKAIEDALAAEAGGGDEWDDLNVGNLSGQAVL, from the coding sequence ATGAAACGCGTATCCAAGACTCTGTTCGCCCTCGCCGCCGCGGCCTTTATGGGCATGGCCTTCGTGGCGGGCGCCGCCGATGAAGCTCCCTCCTCCGCTCTGGCCTTTAAGGTGAAGGACATTGACGGCAAGGAAGTGGATCTGGCCAAGAAGTATGAGGGCAAGGTTTGCCTGGTGGTAAACGTGGCGTCCAAGTGCGGCAACACCCCCCAGTACGAGCAGCTCGTTGCGCTGCAGACGAAATACAAAGACAAGGGCCTGGCGGTTCTGGGCTTCCCGGCGAACAACTTCGGCGAGCAGGAACCCGGCACCGAGGCCGAGATCAAGGAATTCTGCGCGACCAAGTACAGCGTGAATTTTGATCTCTTCTCCAAGATCTCCGTCAAGGGCGACGACCAGGCTCCCCTGTACAAGTACCTGACCTCCGAAGCGACCAACAAGGATTTCGCGGGCGAAGTCACCTGGAACTTCGAGAAGTTCGTCATCGGCAAGGACGGCAAGGTTGTGGCCCGTTTCGCCCCGAAGGTGAAGCCGGACGCTCCCGAAGTCGTGAAGGCGATTGAAGACGCGCTGGCGGCGGAAGCCGGTGGCGGCGACGAGTGGGACGACCTGAACGTCGGCAACCTGAGCGGCCAGGCGGTTCTCTAA
- a CDS encoding exo-alpha-sialidase — translation MSSLGALLVVAASLSAPPDQIILQDVQHIKVYGEPGRFGGWPANHGIWIWDNEILVGYSRAWYKDMGDRHHVDREKPEEHWLARSLDGGETWKQEHPAEHGYLIPEGESLHGTETPGLEIKPAADCPGGINFLHKDFAMTVRMNDAGAGDSRFYYSYDRGKNWEGPFKMPNFDAPGTAPRTDYIVEDEDSCLVFSTAAKSDAKEGRVFCMRTDDGGKSFQFVSYLGPEMGKGDFGIMPASVRLSDNELICTTRIHEGTRRYIGLFRSVDNGKTWTQEANPVEDTGKGNPPAMIQLRDGRICLAYGYRAKPYSMCAKLSDDGGKTWGPELVLRNDGNTTDMGYPRMVQRPDGKVVTIYYFADGVEGPERYIGASIWMPPAK, via the coding sequence ATGAGCAGTCTGGGTGCACTACTTGTCGTTGCCGCTTCACTGTCCGCCCCCCCGGATCAGATTATTCTACAGGACGTGCAGCACATAAAAGTCTACGGCGAACCGGGCCGTTTCGGCGGCTGGCCTGCGAATCACGGGATCTGGATCTGGGACAACGAGATCCTCGTGGGCTACAGCCGGGCCTGGTATAAAGACATGGGCGACCGGCACCATGTGGATCGCGAGAAGCCCGAAGAGCACTGGCTCGCCCGAAGCCTCGACGGCGGCGAAACCTGGAAGCAGGAGCACCCCGCCGAGCATGGCTATCTGATTCCGGAAGGCGAGTCTCTCCATGGCACGGAAACGCCGGGACTGGAGATTAAGCCGGCCGCAGACTGCCCGGGCGGAATTAATTTTCTGCATAAGGACTTCGCCATGACGGTGCGAATGAACGACGCCGGGGCGGGGGATTCCCGCTTTTACTATTCCTATGACCGTGGCAAGAATTGGGAAGGCCCATTCAAGATGCCCAATTTTGACGCGCCGGGCACCGCACCGCGGACGGACTATATCGTGGAAGATGAGGATTCCTGCCTCGTTTTCAGCACGGCCGCCAAGTCCGACGCAAAGGAGGGCCGCGTTTTCTGCATGCGGACCGACGACGGCGGGAAGTCATTCCAGTTTGTAAGCTACCTCGGGCCCGAGATGGGGAAAGGGGATTTCGGAATCATGCCGGCTTCCGTCCGCCTGAGCGATAACGAGCTCATTTGCACCACGCGGATCCACGAAGGCACGCGGCGCTATATTGGTTTGTTTCGCTCCGTCGACAACGGCAAGACCTGGACCCAGGAAGCCAATCCCGTGGAGGACACCGGCAAGGGCAACCCGCCCGCCATGATCCAACTGCGCGATGGCCGCATCTGCCTGGCCTACGGCTACCGCGCCAAGCCCTACAGCATGTGCGCCAAACTCAGCGACGACGGTGGAAAAACCTGGGGACCCGAGCTCGTCCTCCGCAACGATGGCAACACCACCGACATGGGCTATCCCCGCATGGTTCAGCGTCCCGACGGGAAAGTGGTCACGATCTACTACTTCGCCGATGGCGTGGAAGGTCCCGAGCGTTATATTGGCGCTTCCATCTGGATGCCGCCTGCGAAGTAA